Proteins found in one Labrus bergylta chromosome 8, fLabBer1.1, whole genome shotgun sequence genomic segment:
- the LOC109992013 gene encoding protein rapunzel, whose protein sequence is MMDEDIIEDRAKLKQGLCKVLQCVATISSAAAVVNPIFGVAGSLIRVVLHHIDDEDIRTLKREFGSVNEGLEQLSQMNRNTLVQIKKETLDGQYCRVEENLKNQFRKFMLMVEARPDHRERKKDDFEESYANDLGDQNLHTLYDGVVGKPKLFSRPILEVYLKHSQGDRQTMERLCTRLTYLFCIGLIAFMGYAAVIGDDEEGLSEEWAEKMEHVQEKMQEALRRCH, encoded by the coding sequence ATGATGGACGAGGATATCATCGAGGACCGGGCCAAGCTGAAGCAGGGCCTGTGCAAAGTGCTGCAGTGTGTAGCCACCATCTCCTCGGCAGCCGCTGTGGTTAACCCCATTTTTGGAGTGGCCGGCTCCCTGATCCGTGTGGTTCTGCACCACATCGACGACGAGGACATACGCACCCTGAAGCGCGAGTTTGGCTCGGTGAACGAGGGGCTAGAACAGCTGTCCCAGATGAACCGCAACACGCTGGTTCAGATCAAGAAGGAGACGCTGGACGGCCAGTACTGCCGCGTGGAGGAGAACCTGAAGAACCAGTTCAGGAAGTTCATGTTGATGGTGGAGGCACGGCCGGATCACCGCGAGCGCAAGAAGGACGACTTCGAGGAGAGCTACGCCAACGACTTGGGAGACCAGAACCTGCACACGCTGTACGACGGCGTGGTGGGCAAACCCAAGCTCTTCAGCCGGCCCATCCTGGAGGTCTACCTGAAGCACTCGCAGGGCGACCGCCAAACTATGGAGCGACTGTGCACGCGCCTCACCTACCTGTTCTGCATCGGCCTCATCGCCTTCATGGGCTACGCCGCCGTCATCGGAGACGACGAGGAGGGTCTGAGCGAGGAGTGGGCCGAGAAGATGGAGCACGTGCAGGAGAAGATGCAGGAGGCTCTACGTCGGTGCCATTAG